From one Brevibacterium sp. 'Marine' genomic stretch:
- a CDS encoding M15 family metallopeptidase, producing the protein MPESSSTTESPVRRRDLHRRRSSSPFSRTRTSTRSTGAPTAPASADSETENLSPRRAAMAAEARATQSSPRRTAMAREAAAVPTTFGSASASSARRVSAGAAESRGSDGALLKSVRKKKVRTVSTLAAVSVAGAATAVTMLVNNLGGGAEVKTDPTAAGEPAAINAEKVNADVPEVKGKSSMEIGVPSAKQKKVEAASRAVEKSALPGCDEKQNFDQSAGNGELPDEWLCDLGKEDHRLRADAAVSFAKMNAAYKKDTGKELEITDSYRDMAGQVSVAGRKPGLAAKPGTSLHGWGIALDLGGGVASKSGAWSWLVEHGDEYGWENPDWAKSSMYEPWHWEYTPARDSIPGK; encoded by the coding sequence ATGCCAGAGTCATCATCGACCACAGAGTCACCGGTGCGTCGACGGGATCTGCACAGGCGACGCTCATCGTCCCCGTTCTCTCGCACCCGCACCTCGACTCGCAGCACCGGGGCACCGACCGCGCCTGCGTCCGCTGACTCCGAAACCGAGAACCTGTCGCCCAGGCGCGCAGCGATGGCCGCCGAGGCGCGAGCGACTCAGTCGTCCCCGCGTCGGACCGCAATGGCTCGAGAAGCCGCCGCGGTTCCCACGACCTTCGGCTCAGCGTCTGCCTCGTCCGCCCGTCGGGTCAGCGCAGGAGCCGCCGAGAGCCGCGGGTCCGATGGTGCGCTGCTCAAGTCCGTGCGCAAGAAGAAGGTGCGGACCGTTTCGACTCTGGCTGCCGTCTCAGTGGCGGGTGCCGCCACTGCAGTGACGATGCTGGTCAACAACCTCGGCGGAGGCGCGGAGGTCAAGACCGACCCGACCGCCGCGGGTGAGCCCGCCGCCATCAATGCTGAGAAGGTCAACGCGGACGTCCCCGAGGTCAAGGGGAAGTCGTCGATGGAGATCGGCGTGCCGAGCGCCAAGCAGAAGAAGGTCGAAGCCGCGTCCCGCGCGGTCGAGAAGAGTGCCCTGCCCGGCTGCGATGAGAAGCAGAACTTCGATCAGTCCGCCGGCAACGGCGAGCTGCCCGATGAGTGGCTGTGCGACCTCGGCAAGGAAGACCACCGACTCCGTGCCGATGCCGCCGTCTCCTTCGCGAAGATGAATGCCGCCTACAAGAAGGACACCGGCAAGGAACTCGAGATCACGGATTCCTACCGCGACATGGCCGGACAGGTCTCTGTGGCCGGCCGGAAGCCGGGTTTGGCCGCCAAGCCGGGCACCTCACTGCATGGTTGGGGCATCGCCCTCGACCTCGGCGGTGGAGTCGCCTCGAAGTCCGGAGCCTGGAGCTGGCTCGTCGAGCACGGGGACGAATACGGCTGGGAGAACCCCGACTGGGCCAAGTCGAGCATGTACGAG